A portion of the Caenorhabditis elegans chromosome III genome contains these proteins:
- the smg-6 gene encoding PIN domain-containing protein (Confirmed by transcript evidence) has protein sequence MNGDTDASSSRTGAPRKPRPEIQIYRPGMLRQGGSTKSLSSTNEEARPPRPEKLNTTTTTMSGNSRRRSNDTDSVTSRGGSGSTTPDANVINAMNERGGGRNRFEKGYRQQQRTDGPSNYNSTQSLYDTRQHGGYMEYQGNHRSNHRNNGRYSNQQHQQHRQPFERPGGNHYTRGFNERASMRGDGAIARRPQGSRRQRNDSINSTQSEMPPQTGAQLHIDTSFDSASQCGASSNFSMNSLGEAFSFEEMCQNLQNFASMDWSKEVENEFAMQKEQEEEEERRMEQKLQEAAAQEAQKAASPRRNNRRNNRRGGGNSRYHPDESDRESSFGGSIAEEKEEEEAEEELKSGERTPTSVRSGNSYNPRVLYQRTRGANDENHPKRRDAAVEKKPKEPRRYRGEHDDRDDDASEYHGTLENHMSSGRLAGRIQIVQRSQNGTEAGGNRNRQSSEEKPRTYQKRSQNQSEMANRAEINRRRQEDIDRNEGKQIREISEKIEKLSAPVKKRDLKSAEKMAEISMELANIYSQVIIHDVIYSFTAGLEQKLFRQAFYKCIESLRTGSNSAAPDARLIRAVTQKLLLNGIVYYENLIATYETQFHVALTDALTWQSGSPSDEELCEQYIELPIGIQKFDSATQKTAIKSLSRHLISLGDLHRYKSLIDGSENYEISKSCYQKSSQLWPSTGHPYNQLGIVVYYSKRVIDEFFCLTRALACSHPYEVAKDRLKQRIDAMRTKVAKYQPVLDKESGIVKEQGNVLRRLQRIRQIWIHPITETSQDGTGERIVDDVLVHFMEHSKAKLHRRAVSYLCDTFGMLVTKIGMDHFESVSERAFGLLYASLSKSETDFSADQLVKFSAMFIYAAQVNFDKSTPSTSKSQLHTAVRTIFTYFLVLLEHISTHTTLLLPAANVIATWILHADTEELLSYLEHLEPLSSTIISSFSNFPPNLESEAENPENVTTPEAILLASFFKIYEPNPTPVRCSRSTNISQAVEKLKILGFSAEKSEKSGENGKQKLGDGLEEPKSREQMIDEQRGLGKTTIVIHPEYLIPDTNVLIGDLQLMKNLLETAQKNKKFQILVPTTVLDELQYIAKLSPLDSKSNSEAHDPERISKAKIAVAWLKEQAKQKTGHLYTLTTTGKRLPTLSIVSEDLEGHEMTTNDDMILNSALRWSESLPGSTAPSATEISQKCVLITGDRGLTIKAIGNNFPCRGISNFTKWIINV, from the exons ATGAACGGAGACACAGACGCCTCGTCATCTAGGACGGGAGCTCCACGAAAACCGCGCCCAGAAATTCAAATCTACCGTCCAGGAATGCTCCGCCAGGGAGGGAGCACGAAAAGCTTGAGCTCTACGAACGAAGAAGCACGACCACCACGCCCGGAGAAGTTGAACACAACAACGACGACGATGTCGGGCAATTCCAGACGAAGAAGCAACGATACGGACAGTGTGACGTCACGTGGTGGATCTGGAAGTACGACGCCCGATGCAAATGTGATTAATGCCATGAATGAGCGAGGTGGAGGAAGGAATCGATTTGAGAAAGGCTATCGACAACAACAGAGAACAGATGGGCCATCGAATTAT AATTCCACACAATCCCTCTACGACACACGGCAACATGGTGGCTATATGGAGTACCAGGGCAACCACCGATCGAATCACCGGAATAATGGGAGATACAGTAACCAGCAGCATCAGCAGCATCGGCAACCGTTCGAACGACCCGGCGGAAATCATTAT accCGCGGCTTCAACGAGCGAGCTTCCATGCGCGGGGACGGCGCCATCGCCCGACGTCCTCAAGGATCCCGTCGCCAACGCAACGATTCCATCAACTCTACCCAATCAGAAATGCCACCTCAAACCGGTGCTCAACTTCACATTGACACCTCATTCGACTCGGCATCTCAGTGTGGAGCCTCATCGAATTTCTCGATGAATTCCCTTGGCGAGGCGTTCAGTTTCGAGGAAATGTGCCAGAACCTGCAGAATTTCGCGTCGATGGATTGGAGTAAAGAGGTGGAAAATGAGTTTGCAATGCAGAAAGAGCAGGAGGAAGAGGAAGAGCGACGGATGGAGCAGAAGCTTCAAGAAGCTGCTGCTCAGGAAGCTCAGAAAGCGGCGTCTCCGAGGAGAAATAACCGAAGGAATAATCGAAGAGGTGGAGGCAACAGTCGGTACCATCCCGATGAATCCGACAGAGAAAGCTCGTTCGGTGGAAGTATCGCCGaggaaaaagaggaagaagaagccgAGGAAGAGCTCAAAAGTGGTGAGAGAACTCCGACTTCTGTGCGAAGCGGCAACTCTTATAATCCACGTGTTCTGTACCAGAGAACACGTGGAGCCAACGACGAGAACCATCCGAAACGAAGAGACGCCGCCGTGGAGAAGAAGCCGAAAGAGCCGAGACGGTACCGCGGTGAGCATGACGATCGGGATGATGATGCTTCGGAGTATCATGGAACGCTGGAGAACCATATGTCGTCGGGACGTCTTGCTGGGAGAATTCAGATTGTGCAGCGCTCGCAGAATGGGACGGAAGCCGGGGGAaatc gaAACCGCCAATCATCCGAAGAAAAGCCGAGAACCTACCAAAAGCGCAG ccaaaaccAGTCAGAAATGGCTAACCGAGCTGAAATTAACCGGCGAAGACAGGAAGATATCGATCGTAATGAGGGAAAACAGATTAGAGAA attagcgaaaaaatcgagaaattatCAGCGCCCGTTAAGAAGCGCGACCTGAAATCCGCtgaaaaaatggctgaaattaG caTGGAATTGGCTAATATCTACTCGCAAGTCATCATTCATGACGTCATCTACTCATTTACGGCAGGTCTCGAGCAGAAATTGTTTCGACAAGCATTTTATAAg tGCATCGAATCTCTACGTACGGGCTCCAATTCAGCTGCTCCAGATGCTCGTCTAATTCGTGCCGtcactcaaaaattgctgCTCAACGGAATCGTCTACTACGAAAATCTCATCGCCACGTACGAGACGCAATTCCACGTGGCGCTGACCGACGCACTGACGTGGCAATCGGGAAGCCCGTCGGATGAAGAGCTCTGCGAGCAATACATCGAACTGCCAatcggaattcaaaaattcgacaGCGCCACGCAAAAA ACTGCCATCAAATCCCTGTCCCGACACTTGATCTCCCTCGGAGACCTCCATCGCTACAAAAGTTTGATCGACGGATCGGAGAATtacgaaatttcgaaaag TTGCTACCAAAAATCGTCACAATTATGGCCGAGCACTGGACATCCGTACAATCAACTCGGTATTGTGGTATATTACTCG AAGCGAGTCATTGACGAGTTCTTCTGCCTGACCCGAGCTCTTGCGTGCTCCCATCCTTATGAGGTGGCAAAGGACCGTCTGAAGCAGAGAATTGATGCGATGAGGACGAAAGTTGCCAAATATCAGCCGGTGCTCGATAAGGAGTCGGGAATTGTGAAGGAGCAGGGAAATGTGCTCCGGCGGCTGCAGAGAATTCGACAG ATCTGGATCCACCCGATCACAGAAACCAGCCAAGACGGCACGGGCGAACGTATTGTCGACGATGTTTTGGTGCATTTTATGGAGCATTCGAAAGCGAAATTGCACAGAAGAGCCGTTTCGTATTTGTGTGATACATTCGGAATGTTGGTTACTAAAATTGGAATGGATCACTTTGAAAG cgtaTCAGAACGAGCTTTTGGTCTACTTTATGCGTCGCTAAGCAAGtctgaaactgatttttctgcTGATCAGCTGGTAAAATTCTCGGCAATGTTTATCTATGCGGCTCAAGtgaattttgataaat ccaCACCATCCACATCAAAATCTCAACTCCACACAGCTGTGAGAACAATTTTCACGTACTTCCTGGTGCTCTTGGAGCACATTTCCACTCACACAACGCTCCTCCTCCCCGCCGCAAACGTCATCGCCACGTGGATTTTGCACGCCGACACTGAAGAGCTTTTGAGCTATTTGGAGCATTTGGAGCCACTGAGCTCAACAATTATCtctagtttttcgaatttcccgccaaatttggAATCGGAGGctgaaaatccggaaaatGTGACAACTCCGGAAGCGATTCTGCTCGCGAGCTTCTTCAAAATCTACGAGCCCAATCCGACGCCTGTCAGGTGCTCGCGGAGCACAAATATCAGTCAGGCTgtggaaaagctgaaaatcttgggattttcagctgaaaaatcggaaaaatcgggTGAAAATGGGAAGCAGAAGCTTGGGGATGGGCTCGAGGAGCCCAAGAGTCGGGAGCAGATGATTGATGAGCAGAGAGGGCTTGGGAAGACTACTATTGTG atccatCCGGAATATCTGATACCGGACACGAATGTGCTCATTGGAGACCTCCAACTGATGAAAAATCTCCTGGAAACTGCTCAGAAGAACAAGAAATTCCAGATTCTAGTGCCAACGACAG tgcTCGACGAGCTGCAATACATTGCCAAACTGAGCCCACTCGACTCAAAATCCAACTCAGAAGCTCACGACCCGGAACGAATTTCGAAAGCGAAAATCGCTGTGGCTTGGCTCAAAGAGCAAGCAAAACAGAAGACCGGACATTTGTACACACTGACAACGACCGGAAAACGACTACCAACTCTATCGATAGTTAGCGAAGATTTGGAAGGACACGAGATGACG acaAACGACGACATGATCCTGAATTCGGCGCTCCGATGGTCAGAATCCCTTCCCGGAAGCACTGCTCCTTCTGCCAccgaaatttcccaaaaatgtgTGCTCATCACCGGAGACCGAGGCTTGACGATCAAAGCAATCGGAAATAATTTCCCGTGCcgcggaatttcaaatttcacgaaaTGGATCATCAATGTGTGA
- the smg-6 gene encoding PINc domain-containing protein (Confirmed by transcript evidence), giving the protein MNGDTDASSSRTGAPRKPRPEIQIYRPGMLRQGGSTKSLSSTNEEARPPRPEKLNTTTTTMSGNSRRRSNDTDSVTSRGGSGSTTPDANVINAMNERGGGRNRFEKGYRQQQRTDGPSNYNSTQSLYDTRQHGGYMEYQGNHRSNHRNNGRYSNQQHQQHRQPFERPGGNHYTRGFNERASMRGDGAIARRPQGSRRQRNDSINSTQSEMPPQTGAQLHIDTSFDSASQCGASSNFSMNSLGEAFSFEEMCQNLQNFASMDWSKEVENEFAMQKEQEEEEERRMEQKLQEAAAQEAQKAASPRRNNRRNNRRGGGNSRYHPDESDRESSFGGSIAEEKEEEEAEEELKSGERTPTSVRSGNSYNPRVLYQRTRGANDENHPKRRDAAVEKKPKEPRRYRGEHDDRDDDASEYHGTLENHMSSGRLAGRIQIVQRSQNGTEAGGNRNRQSSEEKPRTYQKRR; this is encoded by the exons ATGAACGGAGACACAGACGCCTCGTCATCTAGGACGGGAGCTCCACGAAAACCGCGCCCAGAAATTCAAATCTACCGTCCAGGAATGCTCCGCCAGGGAGGGAGCACGAAAAGCTTGAGCTCTACGAACGAAGAAGCACGACCACCACGCCCGGAGAAGTTGAACACAACAACGACGACGATGTCGGGCAATTCCAGACGAAGAAGCAACGATACGGACAGTGTGACGTCACGTGGTGGATCTGGAAGTACGACGCCCGATGCAAATGTGATTAATGCCATGAATGAGCGAGGTGGAGGAAGGAATCGATTTGAGAAAGGCTATCGACAACAACAGAGAACAGATGGGCCATCGAATTAT AATTCCACACAATCCCTCTACGACACACGGCAACATGGTGGCTATATGGAGTACCAGGGCAACCACCGATCGAATCACCGGAATAATGGGAGATACAGTAACCAGCAGCATCAGCAGCATCGGCAACCGTTCGAACGACCCGGCGGAAATCATTAT accCGCGGCTTCAACGAGCGAGCTTCCATGCGCGGGGACGGCGCCATCGCCCGACGTCCTCAAGGATCCCGTCGCCAACGCAACGATTCCATCAACTCTACCCAATCAGAAATGCCACCTCAAACCGGTGCTCAACTTCACATTGACACCTCATTCGACTCGGCATCTCAGTGTGGAGCCTCATCGAATTTCTCGATGAATTCCCTTGGCGAGGCGTTCAGTTTCGAGGAAATGTGCCAGAACCTGCAGAATTTCGCGTCGATGGATTGGAGTAAAGAGGTGGAAAATGAGTTTGCAATGCAGAAAGAGCAGGAGGAAGAGGAAGAGCGACGGATGGAGCAGAAGCTTCAAGAAGCTGCTGCTCAGGAAGCTCAGAAAGCGGCGTCTCCGAGGAGAAATAACCGAAGGAATAATCGAAGAGGTGGAGGCAACAGTCGGTACCATCCCGATGAATCCGACAGAGAAAGCTCGTTCGGTGGAAGTATCGCCGaggaaaaagaggaagaagaagccgAGGAAGAGCTCAAAAGTGGTGAGAGAACTCCGACTTCTGTGCGAAGCGGCAACTCTTATAATCCACGTGTTCTGTACCAGAGAACACGTGGAGCCAACGACGAGAACCATCCGAAACGAAGAGACGCCGCCGTGGAGAAGAAGCCGAAAGAGCCGAGACGGTACCGCGGTGAGCATGACGATCGGGATGATGATGCTTCGGAGTATCATGGAACGCTGGAGAACCATATGTCGTCGGGACGTCTTGCTGGGAGAATTCAGATTGTGCAGCGCTCGCAGAATGGGACGGAAGCCGGGGGAaatc gaAACCGCCAATCATCCGAAGAAAAGCCGAGAACCTACCAAAAGCGCAGGTGA
- the smg-6 gene encoding PIN domain-containing protein (Confirmed by transcript evidence): MNGDTDASSSRTGAPRKPRPEIQIYRPGMLRQGGSTKSLSSTNEEARPPRPEKLNTTTTTMSGNSRRRSNDTDSVTSRGGSGSTTPDANVINAMNERGGGRNRFEKGYRQQQRTDGPSNYNSTQSLYDTRQHGGYMEYQGNHRSNHRNNGRYSNQQHQQHRQPFERPGGNHYTRGFNERASMRGDGAIARRPQGSRRQRNDSINSTQSEMPPQTGAQLHIDTSFDSASQCGASSNFSMNSLGEAFSFEEMCQNLQNFASMDWSKEVENEFAMQKEQEEEEERRMEQKLQEAAAQEAQKAASPRRNNRRNNRRGGGNSRYHPDESDRESSFGGSIAEEKEEEEAEEELKSGERTPTSVRSGNSYNPRVLYQRTRGANDENHPKRRDAAVEKKPKEPRRYRGEHDDRDDDASEYHGTLENHMSSGRLAGRIQIVQRSQNGTEAGGNRNRQSSEEKPRTYQKRSQNQSEMANRAEINRRRQEDIDRNEGKQIREISEKIEKLSAPVKKRDLKSAEKMAEISMELANIYSQVIIHDVIYSFTAGLEQKLFRQAFYKCIESLRTGSNSAAPDARLIRAVTQKLLLNGIVYYENLIATYETQFHVALTDALTWQSGSPSDEELCEQYIELPIGIQKFDSATQKTAIKSLSRHLISLGDLHRYKSLIDGSENYEISKSCYQKSSQLWPSTGHPYNQLGIVVYYSMLYRSARRARLVPVDVLSRQRQKRVIDEFFCLTRALACSHPYEVAKDRLKQRIDAMRTKVAKYQPVLDKESGIVKEQGNVLRRLQRIRQIWIHPITETSQDGTGERIVDDVLVHFMEHSKAKLHRRAVSYLCDTFGMLVTKIGMDHFESVSERAFGLLYASLSKSETDFSADQLVKFSAMFIYAAQVNFDKSTPSTSKSQLHTAVRTIFTYFLVLLEHISTHTTLLLPAANVIATWILHADTEELLSYLEHLEPLSSTIISSFSNFPPNLESEAENPENVTTPEAILLASFFKIYEPNPTPVRCSRSTNISQAVEKLKILGFSAEKSEKSGENGKQKLGDGLEEPKSREQMIDEQRGLGKTTIVIHPEYLIPDTNVLIGDLQLMKNLLETAQKNKKFQILVPTTVLDELQYIAKLSPLDSKSNSEAHDPERISKAKIAVAWLKEQAKQKTGHLYTLTTTGKRLPTLSIVSEDLEGHEMTTNDDMILNSALRWSESLPGSTAPSATEISQKCVLITGDRGLTIKAIGNNFPCRGISNFTKWIINV; encoded by the exons ATGAACGGAGACACAGACGCCTCGTCATCTAGGACGGGAGCTCCACGAAAACCGCGCCCAGAAATTCAAATCTACCGTCCAGGAATGCTCCGCCAGGGAGGGAGCACGAAAAGCTTGAGCTCTACGAACGAAGAAGCACGACCACCACGCCCGGAGAAGTTGAACACAACAACGACGACGATGTCGGGCAATTCCAGACGAAGAAGCAACGATACGGACAGTGTGACGTCACGTGGTGGATCTGGAAGTACGACGCCCGATGCAAATGTGATTAATGCCATGAATGAGCGAGGTGGAGGAAGGAATCGATTTGAGAAAGGCTATCGACAACAACAGAGAACAGATGGGCCATCGAATTAT AATTCCACACAATCCCTCTACGACACACGGCAACATGGTGGCTATATGGAGTACCAGGGCAACCACCGATCGAATCACCGGAATAATGGGAGATACAGTAACCAGCAGCATCAGCAGCATCGGCAACCGTTCGAACGACCCGGCGGAAATCATTAT accCGCGGCTTCAACGAGCGAGCTTCCATGCGCGGGGACGGCGCCATCGCCCGACGTCCTCAAGGATCCCGTCGCCAACGCAACGATTCCATCAACTCTACCCAATCAGAAATGCCACCTCAAACCGGTGCTCAACTTCACATTGACACCTCATTCGACTCGGCATCTCAGTGTGGAGCCTCATCGAATTTCTCGATGAATTCCCTTGGCGAGGCGTTCAGTTTCGAGGAAATGTGCCAGAACCTGCAGAATTTCGCGTCGATGGATTGGAGTAAAGAGGTGGAAAATGAGTTTGCAATGCAGAAAGAGCAGGAGGAAGAGGAAGAGCGACGGATGGAGCAGAAGCTTCAAGAAGCTGCTGCTCAGGAAGCTCAGAAAGCGGCGTCTCCGAGGAGAAATAACCGAAGGAATAATCGAAGAGGTGGAGGCAACAGTCGGTACCATCCCGATGAATCCGACAGAGAAAGCTCGTTCGGTGGAAGTATCGCCGaggaaaaagaggaagaagaagccgAGGAAGAGCTCAAAAGTGGTGAGAGAACTCCGACTTCTGTGCGAAGCGGCAACTCTTATAATCCACGTGTTCTGTACCAGAGAACACGTGGAGCCAACGACGAGAACCATCCGAAACGAAGAGACGCCGCCGTGGAGAAGAAGCCGAAAGAGCCGAGACGGTACCGCGGTGAGCATGACGATCGGGATGATGATGCTTCGGAGTATCATGGAACGCTGGAGAACCATATGTCGTCGGGACGTCTTGCTGGGAGAATTCAGATTGTGCAGCGCTCGCAGAATGGGACGGAAGCCGGGGGAaatc gaAACCGCCAATCATCCGAAGAAAAGCCGAGAACCTACCAAAAGCGCAG ccaaaaccAGTCAGAAATGGCTAACCGAGCTGAAATTAACCGGCGAAGACAGGAAGATATCGATCGTAATGAGGGAAAACAGATTAGAGAA attagcgaaaaaatcgagaaattatCAGCGCCCGTTAAGAAGCGCGACCTGAAATCCGCtgaaaaaatggctgaaattaG caTGGAATTGGCTAATATCTACTCGCAAGTCATCATTCATGACGTCATCTACTCATTTACGGCAGGTCTCGAGCAGAAATTGTTTCGACAAGCATTTTATAAg tGCATCGAATCTCTACGTACGGGCTCCAATTCAGCTGCTCCAGATGCTCGTCTAATTCGTGCCGtcactcaaaaattgctgCTCAACGGAATCGTCTACTACGAAAATCTCATCGCCACGTACGAGACGCAATTCCACGTGGCGCTGACCGACGCACTGACGTGGCAATCGGGAAGCCCGTCGGATGAAGAGCTCTGCGAGCAATACATCGAACTGCCAatcggaattcaaaaattcgacaGCGCCACGCAAAAA ACTGCCATCAAATCCCTGTCCCGACACTTGATCTCCCTCGGAGACCTCCATCGCTACAAAAGTTTGATCGACGGATCGGAGAATtacgaaatttcgaaaag TTGCTACCAAAAATCGTCACAATTATGGCCGAGCACTGGACATCCGTACAATCAACTCGGTATTGTGGTATATTACTCG ATGCTGTACCGTAGTGCGCGACGTGCCCGTCTTGTGCCAGTCGACGTGTTGTCAAGGCAACGACAG AAGCGAGTCATTGACGAGTTCTTCTGCCTGACCCGAGCTCTTGCGTGCTCCCATCCTTATGAGGTGGCAAAGGACCGTCTGAAGCAGAGAATTGATGCGATGAGGACGAAAGTTGCCAAATATCAGCCGGTGCTCGATAAGGAGTCGGGAATTGTGAAGGAGCAGGGAAATGTGCTCCGGCGGCTGCAGAGAATTCGACAG ATCTGGATCCACCCGATCACAGAAACCAGCCAAGACGGCACGGGCGAACGTATTGTCGACGATGTTTTGGTGCATTTTATGGAGCATTCGAAAGCGAAATTGCACAGAAGAGCCGTTTCGTATTTGTGTGATACATTCGGAATGTTGGTTACTAAAATTGGAATGGATCACTTTGAAAG cgtaTCAGAACGAGCTTTTGGTCTACTTTATGCGTCGCTAAGCAAGtctgaaactgatttttctgcTGATCAGCTGGTAAAATTCTCGGCAATGTTTATCTATGCGGCTCAAGtgaattttgataaat ccaCACCATCCACATCAAAATCTCAACTCCACACAGCTGTGAGAACAATTTTCACGTACTTCCTGGTGCTCTTGGAGCACATTTCCACTCACACAACGCTCCTCCTCCCCGCCGCAAACGTCATCGCCACGTGGATTTTGCACGCCGACACTGAAGAGCTTTTGAGCTATTTGGAGCATTTGGAGCCACTGAGCTCAACAATTATCtctagtttttcgaatttcccgccaaatttggAATCGGAGGctgaaaatccggaaaatGTGACAACTCCGGAAGCGATTCTGCTCGCGAGCTTCTTCAAAATCTACGAGCCCAATCCGACGCCTGTCAGGTGCTCGCGGAGCACAAATATCAGTCAGGCTgtggaaaagctgaaaatcttgggattttcagctgaaaaatcggaaaaatcgggTGAAAATGGGAAGCAGAAGCTTGGGGATGGGCTCGAGGAGCCCAAGAGTCGGGAGCAGATGATTGATGAGCAGAGAGGGCTTGGGAAGACTACTATTGTG atccatCCGGAATATCTGATACCGGACACGAATGTGCTCATTGGAGACCTCCAACTGATGAAAAATCTCCTGGAAACTGCTCAGAAGAACAAGAAATTCCAGATTCTAGTGCCAACGACAG tgcTCGACGAGCTGCAATACATTGCCAAACTGAGCCCACTCGACTCAAAATCCAACTCAGAAGCTCACGACCCGGAACGAATTTCGAAAGCGAAAATCGCTGTGGCTTGGCTCAAAGAGCAAGCAAAACAGAAGACCGGACATTTGTACACACTGACAACGACCGGAAAACGACTACCAACTCTATCGATAGTTAGCGAAGATTTGGAAGGACACGAGATGACG acaAACGACGACATGATCCTGAATTCGGCGCTCCGATGGTCAGAATCCCTTCCCGGAAGCACTGCTCCTTCTGCCAccgaaatttcccaaaaatgtgTGCTCATCACCGGAGACCGAGGCTTGACGATCAAAGCAATCGGAAATAATTTCCCGTGCcgcggaatttcaaatttcacgaaaTGGATCATCAATGTGTGA
- the Y54F10AL.1 gene encoding GDT1 family protein (Confirmed by transcript evidence) has product MKFSLTFLLVSLLILVPHVTVAESDAVKDVDTVDVKLDETAVVEKTEEKEAQKEHKKISSEDISFYHGFLASFSVIVVSELGDKTWFIAVIMSMRHSRLTVFSGAMGALALMTVLSACLGWITQVIPRAVTYYLSTALFALFGLKMLHEGWTMSPNEGQEGYEEAQAEVAKREGELDAGKFEMLEGGGGVASQSETRKIFLFTSRIFIEAFSLTFVAEWGDRSQLTTIILGARENIGTEQAQRKSRENWTKIDKN; this is encoded by the exons atgaaattctCGCTCACTTTCCTATTAGTGAGCCTTCTCATTCTTGTCCCGCACGTGACGGTCGCCGAAAGTGATGCAGTT AAAGACGTGGATACCGTCGACGTGAAGCTCGATGAGACCGCTGTAGTGgagaaaactgaagaaaaagaGGCACAGAAGGAGCACAAG aaaatctccTCAGAAGACATTTCATTCTATCACGGATTTCTCGCCTCATTTTCAGTGATTGTTGTATCAGAATTGGGTGATAAAACATGGTTTATCGCAGTTATTATGTCAATGAGACACTCTCGTCTTACTGTATTCTCTGGTGCAATGGGTGCTCTTGCTTTGATGACTGTACTCTCCGCATGTCTTGGATGG ataaccCAAGTAATTCCACGTGCCGTCACCTACTACTTATCCACGgctctttttgctctttttgggCTCAAAATGCTCCATGAGGGATGGACAATGTCACCGAATGAGGGCCAAGAAG gTTACGAAGAAGCTCAAGCTGAAGTTGCAAAACGTGAAGGAGAGCTTGACgccgggaaatttgaaatgctCGAAGGCGGTGGTGGAGTTGCTTCTCA AAGCGAAACGCGTAAAATCTTCCTGTTCACATCACGAATCTTCATTGAAGCCTTCTCATTGACATTTGTTGCCGAATGGGGAGATCGATCACAGCTTACCACTATTATTTTGGGAGCAAGAGAGAATATTGGTACGGAGCAAGCACAACGAAAATCACGagaaaattggacaaaaatcgataaaaattga
- the Y54F10AL.1 gene encoding GDT1 family protein (Confirmed by transcript evidence), with product MKFSLTFLLVSLLILVPHVTVAESDAVKDVDTVDVKLDETAVVEKTEEKEAQKEHKKISSEDISFYHGFLASFSVIVVSELGDKTWFIAVIMSMRHSRLTVFSGAMGALALMTVLSACLGWITQVIPRAVTYYLSTALFALFGLKMLHEGWTMSPNEGQEGYEEAQAEVAKREGELDAGKFEMLEGGGGVASQSETRKIFLFTSRIFIEAFSLTFVAEWGDRSQLTTIILGARENIAGVIGGGILGHALCTGIAVIGGKIVAQRISVRTVTLIGGVVFLLFALSALFINDIESAVDS from the exons atgaaattctCGCTCACTTTCCTATTAGTGAGCCTTCTCATTCTTGTCCCGCACGTGACGGTCGCCGAAAGTGATGCAGTT AAAGACGTGGATACCGTCGACGTGAAGCTCGATGAGACCGCTGTAGTGgagaaaactgaagaaaaagaGGCACAGAAGGAGCACAAG aaaatctccTCAGAAGACATTTCATTCTATCACGGATTTCTCGCCTCATTTTCAGTGATTGTTGTATCAGAATTGGGTGATAAAACATGGTTTATCGCAGTTATTATGTCAATGAGACACTCTCGTCTTACTGTATTCTCTGGTGCAATGGGTGCTCTTGCTTTGATGACTGTACTCTCCGCATGTCTTGGATGG ataaccCAAGTAATTCCACGTGCCGTCACCTACTACTTATCCACGgctctttttgctctttttgggCTCAAAATGCTCCATGAGGGATGGACAATGTCACCGAATGAGGGCCAAGAAG gTTACGAAGAAGCTCAAGCTGAAGTTGCAAAACGTGAAGGAGAGCTTGACgccgggaaatttgaaatgctCGAAGGCGGTGGTGGAGTTGCTTCTCA AAGCGAAACGCGTAAAATCTTCCTGTTCACATCACGAATCTTCATTGAAGCCTTCTCATTGACATTTGTTGCCGAATGGGGAGATCGATCACAGCTTACCACTATTATTTTGGGAGCAAGAGAGAATATTG ctggagTTATCGGTGGTGGAATTCTCGGACATGCTCTGTGCACAGGAATTGCTGTTATTGGAGGAAAGATCGTTGCTCAGAGGATATCTGTTAGAACGG taaccctgatCGGTGGTGTTGTATTCCTGCTCTTTGCCCTCTCAGCTCTCTTCATCAATGATATTGAATCGGCAGTGGATTCATAG